The stretch of DNA TTCGGTGAAGGCGGCGATGCGTTCGCGCTGCAGCCGGTCGTGTTCGGCGGCGAAGTTGCGGTAGACCTTGGCGTGGCGCGGATAATGGTCACGATTGGCGCCGAGTACGTCGTCGGCGAAGAGATATTGGGCGTCGCAGCCGCTGCCGGCGCCCATGGAGATCATCAGCATCGAGGTGTTGCTGCTGATGGCGGCGGCGACATCGCCCGGCACGACTTCGATTTCGGCGGCGAAGGCGCCGGCCTCTTCCAGCGCCTTGGTCTGCCGCCAGATTTCGGCCGCACTGGCCGCGGTCTTGCCGACGGCACGAAAGCCGCCGGTCCAGGTCGCCTTCGACGGGATCAGTCCGAGATGGCCGCAGACCGGGATGCCCTCATCACGCATGCGCCGGATCGTCTGCAGGCTGGCGGCGCAATAGACCGCGTCGCCGCCGGCCTTCAGTGCCGCAAAGGCGGCGCGGAGATAATCTTCCGCCGAGACATGATCGCCATATTCGAGGCCGGGGATGGCAAAGGGCGTCGGCGCGATTTCGCGAAAGACCGGGCCGAGCAGCGAGGGCGGCACCGAGACGATGTCGATCCCTGCCTTTTCGGCCGCTTCGGCCTCCTCCAGCGAGGTGACGCGCAGCATGGTGAGCTGGCGCTTGCCTTTTACCGCCAGCAGGTCGGCAACGGTGGCGCGCTTATGTTTCTTCATTGTCAATTCCTGTGAGTACAACGGGTGAATATATCGGGCGGCTCAGGCGGCCAGCAGAGATTTCAGTTTGACGTCATTGGCTCGCAGCGCCGCCGGATCCGGATGCGCACCTGCTGCGATCAGCATTTCGGCGAGGCGGATGTCGCGCGCCACCGCGTTGCCCGGTCCGATGCCGCTCGCGGCGATCAATCGTCCGTCGGCGTCGAGATGGAACAGAATGAAGGCGCCCGCCCCGAGGTCGCGGCGCTGATGCGTGGCCGCCCCTTCGGCAAGGCCTGCTATCTGCAGCGTCATGTCGTATTGATCCGACCAGAACCACGGCACGGCGGAAACGGCTTGGTCGAGACCGAGCATGTTGGCCGCGGCCAATGTGCCCTGCTCCTGGGCGTTGCGCCAGGATTCGAGCCGCACCCGCCGGCCGCCATAAATCGCCAGCGGAAAGGAGCAGCAGTCGCCGGCGGCAAAAACATCTGGCGCCGAGGTCTGGAGATAGCGGTCGACGGCGATGCCGTTTTCGATCGTCA from Rhizobium sp. N324 encodes:
- a CDS encoding 3-methyl-2-oxobutanoate hydroxymethyltransferase, with the protein product MKKHKRATVADLLAVKGKRQLTMLRVTSLEEAEAAEKAGIDIVSVPPSLLGPVFREIAPTPFAIPGLEYGDHVSAEDYLRAAFAALKAGGDAVYCAASLQTIRRMRDEGIPVCGHLGLIPSKATWTGGFRAVGKTAASAAEIWRQTKALEEAGAFAAEIEVVPGDVAAAISSNTSMLMISMGAGSGCDAQYLFADDVLGANRDHYPRHAKVYRNFAAEHDRLQRERIAAFTEFAEDVRTGAYPQKSHLVGIDEAELKAFLDRLESETGNG